The genomic DNA AAAATCAAGAATAAATGTATCTTCGAAACAAAAGTAGGTAAACTTACATATAAGGGTACAATTGGATAGATCTAACAATAAGAAATACaatagaaaattttaaaaataatatttaaaaaaataactaATTTACGACCCTTACCTTGAAAAAGCTCAAGAACCTCAAAAATATTTGTAATTATATGGATACACGTATCTATGATTGAAGTCTATAACACATTAAAATAGTCACGAAAAATTCTTCGTGGGTGGGGTTGAAGGGATGCCTTTATTAAGCTCTTAAAGTCCGTAAAACACTCCATAAACTAGGCTCACTGGTGACCAAATATGTATATTTTAGTAAATTTTGAAGCAAGTGGCCTAGATGCTTTTAATGTGATACAACGAAACAAAACTACTTTGAAAGTATGTAGAAACAGGGTGAAGTGCACAAAGTTAAATTCAAAATTAGGCCAACACACTTGAAATTGAGGAGAAATTAAGCACTAAAACCATAAAACACAAAATTAAATTATGTTTAATCACAAAAAATGTTTAGAGGCGAAATCGAATTACTCTTTTTAAAACAAAGTATCAAAAGCTAAATTTTTTAAACAAAAGAAACACTACTACGTAGTTAGTTACTTTGATGCAATTTATTCATATCAAATTCAATATAATACTATTAAAATAAACTAGGATTAAACtctcatttttttattatttaatttgtTTTACATAATTCtctaatcaaaataaataaatacaattgACTGGTCAGGATAAATATTTTTGGAAAGAAAGCCGCCACAATGTATTGGGACATGACAACCAAGATAACAATAGTTGTTGGTTTTGATTTTGGACACGTATGTTTAGATGGATGGTaaatatagttttataatattttttgaatatattttttgACTAAAggttttaatattaaaatttaatatacaAAAATAGAGTTTgccaaaaaaattatatatttatatggTCAGTGCATTACAACGaaagataaatatttaaaatgTATATGAATACCCGAATAAGTGAATAAATTCACGCTCAACATTAGGCCTAAATCCTCGAAATGGGGTGAAAATTAACTCAAAAGTAAATGATTAAGGACTATTTTCCTTGTAATTAATTAAGTCATGAAAAAGTTTTAAGGTTAAATCAAATCATTTTTTTACTCAAAAGTAAATGATTAAGGACTATTTTACTTTTGAAAAGAAATTTCGGACCAAATTTGAATAATGTAATATTGTAATAagctatattttatttataatttttttcattcatccttaatttttaacataatttccatataaaaacaaataaaatacaattatgaCAAAAGGGTCACGCTAGGATGTTTTTTAATGGTCTCAGGGGTAAAATATATTTCTTGAGGCTATTGATTATGCATATGTTAACATCATTAAAACAGGACCTCCCTATCGTGTGAAGTATGTGTCCATGACACCAGATGTTCCTGAACACTATACCAGGAAAGAAAAATCAGAATGGTGGAATCTGAGAAAGCTTCAATGCTTAGAAATGCAAAAGTCACAAATATTCTGCACAATAATTTGGACAATATGATGTACAGGATGATTGCCTGCcagactgcaaaagagatatgggatgcgtTCGAGACTTAGTGCCAAGCTACAATGGCAATAAAGAAAAACAGAAGAATTGTTTTTGTGCAAGAATATGAGAAATTTAATGCTAAGGCTGATGAGTCAATTACTCACATCTATGATAGATTCCTGACACTGCTGAATGATCTATTATTGGTTGTAAAAGATTATGGAAGAGAAGACTCAAACAGCAAGTTTCAAAGAGCTCTTCGTGAAGATTGGGATACTCAAGCCTCTATAATCAGACATTAGTATTACCTTGATTTACTGACACAGGATGAAGTTTATAGAATGCTAAAAATCCATTACTTagaaatataaaaaaatacaatGTTAAAAAATGTATTCttattcttgtttttcttgaTCAGTGCTCAAATATGTTACATTCATATCCTAACATTTTGATAATAAATAGAATCTCTCCTGCTCATCCTCTTCACAACAAAACAAAGTTGTAAAAGCAAATTCTCCTCAAATTCCCTAGCAAGACTGAAATGCCTACATCTACTATTACCACTGACTGCCAGTTTTGTGGCAACAGATTAAAGTGGTTCAAGCACCACATCCTGCACTTGGGAACCAACAAAACCGTTTGCGCAGATTGCGTTATCTATCTCCATGCTCCTTCCTTGTGTCCAGTTTGTTTTACCGTTCATGAAAATCCAGAGAAGCTTATCACTTCAAATGTTGTGGTGTCTTGCGTGAGATGCTACTTATCTTCTCACGTAAATTGTATTGGTTCTCACCCCCATGCTCCTTATCTTTGTGTCATGTGTTTAAACGACAATTGGCCTTTCCTAGTTCTTGGTGATTCCAATGGAGGAAAGACAGTAGATAAgaatgctgccaaaattttcctTGCTGCTTGCAAAATTTCAGCAGGTAGCATGAACAAGGCGGCTGTGACTGCCAAAATGGAGATGGAGGCTAGGGCCAAAGAGGCCATTGATGCCAGAGAATTGGCTCTAAAAGCCATTGAACACGTGGAGCATCTTAGAAGAAATAGTGCTAGTACAT from Apium graveolens cultivar Ventura chromosome 5, ASM990537v1, whole genome shotgun sequence includes the following:
- the LOC141660044 gene encoding uncharacterized protein LOC141660044, which codes for MPTSTITTDCQFCGNRLKWFKHHILHLGTNKTVCADCVIYLHAPSLCPVCFTVHENPEKLITSNVVVSCVRCYLSSHVNCIGSHPHAPYLCVMCLNDNWPFLVLGDSNGGKTVDKNAAKIFLAACKISAGSMNKAAVTAKMEMEARAKEAIDARELALKAIEHVEHLRRNSAST